One stretch of Flavobacterium sp. 9 DNA includes these proteins:
- a CDS encoding M43 family zinc metalloprotease, producing MKIRLLMLLLVFSAGKISAQGLPCRTTEENAKVYRANPNSLQEKKDFDNFTKNFTLQRKSKTSKTAAVTYTIPVVFHIYGDVQSGKTITYEKIVNHLAQLNDDFNGRNADFQTVEPFFQARRGTINIEFKLAKKDPNGGCTTGVVFHTAKNGYGNGGGYDDQIAADAWDNKKYMNVYIQNDLYNDGALNNSGVAWYPDSGMTASNTARVVFNGAYLYDNSYSKEFSATLTHEFGHFLNLIHTFEGGCTGTDEVVDTPPEDGLHTLACTPGTNCSGDKVNFENYMGYNGAQGCYKMYTQGQIDRMLAALQHPARITLWQPQNLIDTGVNSTESSLVASVTTLKETVVNDGAFNTPSIVTLSAGKTFALSSGTMTAGTHFTHTFPAGITPVVTVNSNGQLTVTLTGKAVNHAAAQNTTAGITFLPAAFTGGTTGLSCTSLFFNLKFTDPYGIFFVDMPNINISSSLTWKAFDIAKGDDPSFGAWRYVANALKIETYGKKLACETGTRNISLLAQNVAVGPASNMTAPGAYPNQLDLRTPTYTTWEGKSGYVGFEYQIEGQTCYGWFKVDVAAGGDAFTVSEYAYNTQPNAPIYTGMSNKTAVTLSDSVLYEAEANDGGVTSTSIITLSTNNGTFTKSTGTFTAGTDYTITGVPSGLTAVLTLQANNKVAVSFTGKATAHLPANDASVVITLKDAAVTGGISTLDSSTKTINLKFDSPYGVFYVNNPDYVASAAQTWQYFNLAIGDNTEYGAWQFAAAALKIETYGKRLVCQTGTRNITLINQGTSIGASSSFIAPGAAYPDQLDLRTATYTAWDNQTGYVGFEYTSRGRTCYGWMHIKVEAGGVGYSVLDYAYNTKPNESILAGTQTPVTVLAPTSLTATANNANLEVQLTWVNNATNATNVVVERAGTDNVFAEITTLPSTALTYTNTGLTAGNTYKYRVRAKANAIYSTYSNEVSATITANSAYCTTQADNKYEYINFVTIGSFNNASGKNTGGYADYTSKTITVSPSAPTNVSLTAGFSGDAYTEFWGIWIDYNKNNIFEASEKVIDGISSNGTATGSFTATAFTGSTRMRIVMKYYSNPSACGNITDGEVEDYTVVSGTVTNPNPTTLATPVAGNSGVYSSGFYSSWTTVANATSYEVQLNNATTGWTTFGTSSTYYLWIPKQGTQTVYQFRVRAKNATESSDWSNPLTIDLQSGSAGPDQIDFTKSFAMYPNPASDVVNFSFKNLNASTTKITIYDSTGNLIDVLQSNVTSYPVNHLRKGIYIVIATDGSFTENKKLLIK from the coding sequence ATGAAAATAAGATTACTAATGTTATTACTGGTTTTCTCGGCAGGGAAAATTAGTGCGCAGGGACTTCCTTGCCGGACAACCGAAGAAAACGCCAAAGTGTATCGGGCCAACCCAAATTCACTTCAGGAGAAAAAAGATTTTGACAATTTTACAAAGAATTTTACGCTTCAGCGAAAAAGTAAAACTTCAAAAACAGCAGCAGTTACGTATACAATTCCAGTAGTTTTTCACATTTACGGAGATGTGCAAAGTGGTAAAACAATTACTTATGAAAAAATCGTAAATCATTTGGCACAATTAAATGATGACTTCAACGGAAGAAACGCAGATTTTCAAACCGTTGAGCCGTTTTTTCAAGCAAGAAGAGGAACAATAAACATCGAATTTAAACTTGCCAAAAAAGATCCAAATGGTGGTTGTACAACTGGTGTAGTTTTTCATACTGCTAAAAACGGTTATGGAAACGGCGGTGGCTACGATGATCAGATTGCTGCAGACGCCTGGGACAATAAAAAGTACATGAACGTTTATATTCAGAATGATTTGTATAATGACGGTGCTTTAAACAATTCAGGAGTTGCATGGTATCCGGATTCAGGCATGACAGCAAGTAATACAGCGCGTGTTGTTTTTAATGGAGCTTATCTTTACGACAACTCTTATAGCAAAGAATTTTCAGCAACCTTAACACATGAGTTTGGACACTTTCTAAATTTAATTCACACTTTTGAAGGAGGCTGTACTGGAACTGATGAAGTTGTAGATACTCCACCGGAAGATGGTTTGCATACTTTGGCTTGTACGCCTGGAACGAATTGTAGCGGAGACAAAGTAAATTTCGAAAACTACATGGGATATAATGGTGCACAAGGCTGTTATAAAATGTATACTCAAGGACAAATCGACAGAATGTTGGCCGCATTGCAACATCCTGCGAGAATCACACTTTGGCAACCCCAAAATTTAATAGACACAGGAGTAAATTCAACAGAAAGTAGTTTAGTTGCCAGTGTAACCACATTAAAAGAAACAGTTGTAAACGATGGAGCTTTCAATACGCCATCAATTGTTACGCTAAGTGCTGGTAAAACATTTGCTTTAAGCTCAGGAACAATGACTGCAGGAACACATTTTACTCACACTTTTCCAGCAGGTATAACTCCGGTAGTTACAGTAAATTCAAACGGGCAATTAACAGTAACGCTAACAGGAAAAGCGGTTAATCACGCCGCAGCACAAAATACAACAGCCGGAATTACATTTTTACCCGCTGCTTTTACCGGAGGAACAACAGGATTATCTTGTACATCTTTATTTTTCAATTTGAAATTTACAGATCCGTACGGGATATTTTTTGTTGATATGCCTAATATAAATATCTCTTCGAGTTTAACCTGGAAAGCTTTTGATATTGCAAAAGGAGATGATCCTTCTTTTGGAGCTTGGCGTTATGTTGCCAATGCATTAAAAATTGAAACTTACGGTAAGAAGTTAGCATGCGAAACAGGAACCAGAAATATTTCGCTACTAGCACAAAATGTAGCAGTTGGTCCGGCAAGCAATATGACAGCGCCGGGTGCATATCCTAACCAATTAGACTTAAGAACCCCAACTTATACTACTTGGGAAGGGAAATCCGGATACGTAGGTTTTGAATATCAAATAGAAGGACAAACTTGTTACGGATGGTTCAAAGTTGATGTTGCAGCGGGTGGAGATGCTTTTACCGTTTCAGAATATGCTTATAACACGCAGCCAAATGCACCAATTTATACAGGAATGTCTAATAAAACTGCGGTAACATTATCTGATAGTGTTTTGTATGAAGCAGAAGCAAATGATGGAGGCGTTACAAGTACCAGTATAATTACATTGTCTACCAATAATGGAACATTTACTAAAAGTACAGGAACCTTTACAGCAGGAACTGATTATACAATAACGGGAGTTCCTTCGGGATTAACAGCTGTATTAACGCTTCAGGCGAATAATAAAGTTGCAGTATCTTTTACAGGAAAAGCAACTGCACATCTTCCTGCAAATGATGCTTCTGTGGTTATTACTTTGAAAGATGCTGCTGTAACAGGTGGAATTTCAACTCTTGATAGTTCAACAAAAACTATTAATTTGAAATTTGATTCGCCTTACGGAGTTTTCTATGTTAATAATCCTGATTATGTTGCTTCGGCAGCACAAACATGGCAATATTTTAATTTAGCAATTGGAGACAATACAGAATATGGAGCTTGGCAATTTGCGGCTGCAGCTTTAAAAATTGAAACTTATGGTAAAAGATTAGTTTGCCAAACCGGAACAAGAAATATTACTTTGATTAATCAAGGAACTTCAATAGGCGCTTCAAGTAGTTTTATAGCTCCTGGAGCTGCGTATCCGGATCAGTTAGATTTGAGAACAGCAACTTACACAGCTTGGGACAATCAAACAGGATATGTTGGTTTTGAATATACAAGCAGAGGACGTACTTGTTACGGTTGGATGCATATTAAAGTAGAAGCTGGAGGAGTTGGTTACAGTGTTTTGGATTATGCTTATAATACAAAACCGAATGAATCAATTTTGGCAGGAACTCAAACTCCTGTAACAGTTTTGGCTCCAACAAGTTTAACAGCGACTGCTAATAATGCTAATTTAGAAGTGCAATTGACGTGGGTTAATAATGCGACAAATGCTACTAACGTTGTAGTCGAAAGAGCAGGGACCGATAATGTTTTTGCTGAAATAACAACATTACCAAGTACAGCGCTAACGTATACAAATACAGGTTTAACAGCCGGAAATACTTATAAATACAGAGTTCGTGCAAAAGCCAATGCCATTTATTCTACTTATTCTAATGAAGTTTCTGCAACGATAACAGCTAATTCAGCTTATTGTACTACTCAAGCAGATAATAAATATGAATATATCAACTTTGTAACTATCGGAAGTTTTAATAATGCTTCGGGTAAAAATACAGGAGGTTACGCTGATTATACTTCCAAAACAATTACAGTATCGCCAAGTGCGCCTACAAACGTAAGTTTAACAGCTGGTTTCTCCGGTGATGCTTATACAGAGTTTTGGGGAATCTGGATCGATTATAACAAAAATAATATTTTTGAAGCTTCAGAAAAAGTAATTGACGGAATTTCTTCGAATGGAACTGCAACCGGAAGTTTTACTGCAACTGCATTTACAGGATCAACAAGAATGCGTATTGTTATGAAATATTATTCAAATCCATCTGCTTGCGGTAATATTACCGACGGAGAAGTAGAAGATTATACCGTAGTTTCAGGAACAGTTACAAACCCAAACCCAACGACATTGGCTACGCCGGTTGCGGGTAATTCAGGAGTTTATTCATCAGGATTTTACAGTTCATGGACTACAGTTGCGAATGCTACGAGTTATGAAGTGCAATTAAATAACGCAACTACGGGCTGGACAACATTTGGAACTTCGTCAACCTATTATTTATGGATTCCAAAACAAGGAACGCAAACCGTTTATCAATTTAGAGTAAGAGCAAAAAATGCTACCGAATCAAGCGATTGGAGCAATCCATTGACAATTGATTTGCAAAGCGGAAGTGCAGGACCAGATCAAATCGATTTTACAAAGTCATTTGCAATGTATCCTAATCCGGCTTCAGATGTAGTGAATTTTAGTTTCAAAAACCTAAATGCATCAACTACTAAAATAACGATTTATGATAGTACAGGAAATTTAATAGATGTTTTACAAAGCAATGTAACTTCTTATCCTGTAAATCATCTTAGAAAAGGAATTTACATTGTAATAGCAACAGATGGAAGTTTTACTGAAAACAAAAAGTTATTAATTAAGTAA
- a CDS encoding SusD/RagB family nutrient-binding outer membrane lipoprotein: MKIVKTIFFAGAILLSIASCDNVDDLNQDKKAYTTVLPSALMTNAQVNYAYFLNNASVNDNNFRGYAQYWTTSTYTDEVNYNQERRNLGNSHSVILYRDVLQDLLNAEKKIKAKEALGPVDIAIKKNRISILEVQIVMAYQTLVDLFGNVPYTEALDIVAHPLPKYDDGKTIYLDLASRLDAAIADMDVSKESFGKADLIYKGDVNNWKILANSVKLKLGLHLADIEPVKAKTIIESAYNSGVMTNESQTALFQYFSSTIDMNPLYNSLVNESQIMPTEFFVNELNAKEDPRRDVFFNPESKKAGVYKGAPYAKQVTYGDFSNVGPELKEKTNPGVIFDYTETCFLLADAANRGFSVGGTAEDYYKKGILASMNFWGVASGDAQAYLDRTDVAFATATGTAKQKIAYQLWIAYYNRGFEAWTEYRRLDYPVLQAPSTAVDAAEGKVPVRNIYSLFDKTLNKNNYEAAATAIGGDLMTTKIFWDKF; this comes from the coding sequence ATGAAAATAGTAAAAACAATATTTTTTGCAGGAGCCATTTTACTTTCGATTGCTTCATGTGACAATGTAGACGATTTAAATCAGGATAAAAAGGCATATACGACCGTTTTACCAAGTGCTTTGATGACAAATGCTCAGGTTAATTATGCTTATTTCCTAAATAATGCTTCTGTAAATGACAACAATTTTAGAGGATATGCACAATATTGGACAACTTCAACCTATACAGATGAGGTAAATTACAATCAGGAAAGAAGGAATTTAGGAAATTCTCATTCGGTGATATTGTATAGAGATGTTTTGCAGGATTTGTTAAACGCCGAAAAAAAAATTAAAGCAAAAGAAGCTTTAGGTCCGGTTGATATTGCAATTAAGAAGAATAGAATTTCGATTCTTGAAGTTCAAATAGTGATGGCATATCAAACGCTTGTCGATTTGTTTGGAAATGTTCCTTACACTGAAGCTTTGGATATTGTGGCGCATCCACTTCCTAAATATGATGATGGAAAAACTATTTATTTGGATTTGGCATCGCGTTTAGATGCTGCAATTGCAGATATGGATGTGAGTAAAGAAAGTTTTGGCAAAGCCGATTTAATATACAAAGGTGATGTAAACAACTGGAAAATATTAGCCAATAGTGTGAAACTAAAATTAGGATTACACCTTGCTGATATTGAACCTGTAAAAGCCAAAACTATTATCGAAAGTGCTTATAATTCCGGAGTTATGACAAATGAAAGCCAAACGGCATTGTTCCAATATTTTTCATCAACTATCGATATGAATCCTTTGTATAATTCTTTGGTTAATGAAAGCCAAATTATGCCTACAGAGTTTTTTGTTAATGAATTGAATGCCAAAGAAGATCCAAGACGTGATGTTTTCTTTAATCCGGAGTCTAAGAAAGCTGGTGTTTACAAAGGAGCGCCATATGCTAAACAGGTGACTTATGGTGATTTTTCGAATGTGGGGCCAGAGCTAAAAGAGAAAACAAATCCGGGAGTTATTTTTGACTATACAGAAACATGTTTCTTGTTGGCAGATGCAGCAAACAGAGGATTTTCTGTAGGAGGAACGGCAGAAGATTATTATAAAAAAGGAATTTTGGCAAGCATGAATTTCTGGGGTGTTGCAAGTGGTGATGCGCAAGCTTATCTTGATAGAACCGATGTTGCTTTTGCAACTGCAACAGGAACAGCCAAACAAAAAATAGCATACCAACTTTGGATTGCTTATTACAATAGAGGATTTGAAGCTTGGACCGAATATAGAAGATTAGATTACCCTGTTTTGCAAGCGCCTTCAACGGCAGTTGATGCTGCCGAAGGAAAGGTTCCGGTTCGTAATATTTATTCGCTTTTTGATAAAACGCTGAATAAAAATAATTATGAAGCTGCTGCTACTGCTATTGGCGGAGATTTAATGACAACAAAAATATTTTGGGACAAATTTTAA
- a CDS encoding SusC/RagA family TonB-linked outer membrane protein, whose product MKFKFFQRKTVVLFFVLLAQFALAQERVVSGIVSDNAGMPLPGASVLIKGTKTGTQTDFDGKYSIKASSNSVLIFNYIGMKTQEITAVNTTVNVVMAGGSEQLQEIVVTALGVKREKKSLGYATQEIKGEDLTKVNTGNVANSISGKIAGVQIRRNNNIGGSTNVIIRGTTSLTGNNQALWIVDGIPLNNDNTNSADQKSGGNVGGYDYGNAAADINPDDIETMNVLKGSAASALYGSRASNGVILVTLKKGSKSKGGLGVTFSSGITVGVVDKKTLPEYQNQYGGGYGDFYGTVNLGSGVHPYAATDDASWGPKFDPNLLVYNWKSFYPQLPGYGKATPWTAVQENPNSFYQKSVTYINNVAVAGSNENGDFRFGYTNYNMDQGILPNSDNRKDNFNFSASYNLKPKTKISASANYLKANAKGMNETGYGDGGNNFLSSIRQWYSTSVDFKDLRDAYNLTGENTTWSVAGPTDLAIQFHDNPYFQRYNNYNTLARDRFFGNVNLTTQVNDWFDITGKGAVDYYHQLQEERIAVGSKRTPNALGQYTRYDKTFREVNFDLILSFKTGITDGIKFNGMVGANSRRSISNSIYAATNGGLVVPGIYALNNSIDKINSPGESQTTLGTNSIYANASFNFLDTYFLEGSYRVDQSSTLPKDNNTYSYPSITGTYIFSNHIKTNWLSFGKLRLNYAETGNDAPFAVTSATYPKGDNFGPDGIRFSTENSKSNSNLKSELTKGFEAGIEFKLFKNRLGFDFSYYKSNTTNQILSIETPSQTGYTRAWINAGDVQNKGFEVTMNVIPVKTENFSWEVKVNWSTNKNEVISLGGADRISLGSFQGVGYVAEVGKPVGQLIGSGFTYLNGQKVIRSNGRYLQTAGATIGDVNPDWIGGVNNALTYKNFTFNFLIDVKKGGDVYSLDQRFGHTTGIYESTVSNNHLGHPQRDPIANGGGILLPGVKEDGTPNDKIVSVEGSNGYSFYNSMPEQQYVYDASYVKLREVGLSYRLPSKFLAKTFISNMIFAINGSNLWIISKNLPYADPEAGLSSGNLQGFQTGVLPTSKEYNFNMKVQF is encoded by the coding sequence ATGAAATTTAAGTTTTTTCAAAGAAAAACGGTGGTACTTTTTTTTGTACTGCTAGCACAATTTGCGCTCGCACAAGAGCGGGTTGTATCGGGAATTGTTTCAGATAATGCAGGAATGCCTTTGCCGGGTGCGAGTGTATTGATTAAGGGAACAAAGACGGGAACTCAAACAGATTTTGACGGAAAATATTCGATTAAAGCAAGTTCAAATTCTGTACTGATATTTAATTATATTGGGATGAAAACTCAGGAAATAACAGCTGTAAACACTACTGTAAATGTAGTTATGGCTGGAGGCTCAGAGCAACTTCAGGAAATTGTTGTAACGGCTTTGGGTGTTAAAAGAGAAAAGAAATCTCTGGGATATGCCACTCAGGAAATTAAAGGAGAAGACTTGACAAAAGTAAATACTGGTAACGTAGCCAATTCAATTTCAGGGAAAATTGCCGGTGTACAAATCAGACGTAATAATAATATTGGAGGTTCTACCAATGTAATTATTCGTGGTACAACTTCATTAACAGGTAACAATCAGGCATTGTGGATTGTAGACGGAATTCCGTTAAACAATGATAATACTAATAGTGCCGATCAAAAAAGCGGTGGTAATGTTGGTGGATACGATTATGGAAACGCTGCTGCGGATATTAATCCGGATGATATCGAAACAATGAACGTTTTAAAAGGTTCGGCGGCTTCTGCTTTGTACGGTTCAAGAGCTTCAAACGGAGTTATTTTGGTTACCCTTAAAAAAGGAAGTAAATCAAAAGGTGGTTTGGGAGTAACTTTTAGCTCTGGAATTACTGTTGGTGTAGTCGATAAAAAGACATTACCGGAATATCAAAATCAATATGGCGGGGGTTATGGAGATTTTTATGGTACCGTAAATTTAGGAAGCGGCGTGCATCCTTATGCTGCTACCGATGATGCTTCTTGGGGACCAAAATTTGATCCTAATTTATTAGTTTACAATTGGAAATCATTTTATCCTCAGTTACCAGGTTATGGAAAAGCAACTCCTTGGACAGCGGTACAGGAAAACCCAAATAGTTTTTATCAAAAGAGTGTGACGTACATAAATAATGTTGCAGTTGCGGGATCTAATGAAAATGGTGATTTCAGATTTGGATATACGAATTATAATATGGATCAGGGAATTTTGCCAAATAGCGATAATCGCAAGGATAATTTTAATTTCTCTGCAAGTTATAATTTAAAGCCTAAAACTAAAATTTCGGCTTCAGCCAATTACTTAAAGGCGAATGCAAAAGGAATGAATGAAACAGGTTATGGTGACGGAGGAAATAATTTTTTAAGCAGTATTAGACAATGGTATTCAACAAGTGTAGATTTTAAGGATTTAAGAGATGCTTATAATCTAACGGGAGAAAACACAACATGGAGTGTCGCTGGTCCAACTGATTTGGCTATTCAGTTTCATGATAATCCATACTTTCAGAGGTATAATAATTACAACACTTTAGCTCGTGATCGTTTCTTTGGAAACGTAAATTTAACTACACAAGTAAATGATTGGTTTGATATTACAGGAAAAGGTGCTGTAGATTATTACCACCAATTGCAAGAAGAGCGTATTGCTGTGGGATCAAAAAGAACTCCAAATGCGCTAGGGCAGTATACTAGATATGATAAAACTTTTAGAGAGGTCAATTTTGATTTAATTTTAAGTTTTAAGACTGGAATTACCGATGGAATCAAATTTAACGGAATGGTTGGGGCAAACTCAAGACGTTCAATTAGTAATTCGATATATGCAGCTACAAATGGAGGATTGGTAGTACCGGGAATTTATGCTTTGAATAATTCTATTGATAAAATAAACAGTCCGGGAGAATCTCAGACAACTTTGGGAACAAATAGTATTTATGCCAATGCAAGTTTTAATTTTTTAGATACTTATTTCTTAGAAGGTAGTTATCGTGTAGACCAATCATCGACATTGCCAAAGGATAATAATACATATTCTTATCCTTCTATTACGGGAACATATATCTTTAGTAATCACATTAAAACCAATTGGCTTTCTTTTGGAAAATTACGTTTGAATTATGCTGAAACAGGAAATGATGCTCCTTTTGCAGTGACTTCGGCAACATATCCTAAAGGGGATAATTTTGGTCCTGACGGAATTCGTTTTTCTACAGAAAACAGTAAAAGTAACTCAAACTTAAAAAGTGAGTTGACCAAAGGTTTTGAAGCGGGTATTGAATTTAAATTGTTTAAAAACAGATTAGGTTTTGATTTTTCTTACTACAAATCAAATACTACAAATCAGATTCTTTCTATCGAAACGCCATCACAAACCGGATATACTAGAGCTTGGATAAATGCCGGAGATGTTCAGAATAAAGGATTTGAGGTAACTATGAATGTAATTCCGGTGAAAACTGAAAATTTCTCTTGGGAAGTAAAAGTAAACTGGTCAACGAACAAAAATGAGGTAATTTCATTAGGAGGAGCTGACAGAATTTCGTTAGGATCTTTTCAAGGTGTAGGTTATGTTGCTGAGGTTGGAAAACCTGTTGGACAACTTATAGGATCAGGATTTACCTATTTAAACGGACAAAAAGTAATTCGTTCAAACGGAAGATATTTACAAACTGCCGGAGCAACTATTGGTGACGTGAATCCAGATTGGATTGGGGGTGTAAATAACGCTTTGACGTATAAAAACTTCACATTTAATTTCTTAATAGATGTCAAAAAAGGTGGAGATGTTTACTCATTAGATCAACGTTTTGGTCACACTACCGGAATCTATGAAAGTACAGTATCAAATAACCATTTAGGACATCCACAGAGAGATCCTATTGCAAATGGTGGAGGAATTTTATTGCCGGGTGTAAAAGAAGACGGAACTCCAAACGATAAAATTGTAAGTGTTGAAGGTTCAAACGGATATTCTTTTTATAACTCAATGCCGGAACAGCAATATGTTTATGATGCGTCTTATGTAAAATTACGTGAGGTTGGATTAAGCTATAGATTGCCTTCAAAATTTCTTGCAAAGACTTTTATTAGCAATATGATTTTTGCTATTAACGGATCTAATTTATGGATCATAAGTAAAAATTTACCATATGCAGATCCGGAAGCGGGACTTTCTTCAGGAAATCTTCAAGGTTTTCAAACCGGAGTTTTGCCTACATCAAAGGAGTATAACTTTAACATGAAAGTTCAATTCTAA
- a CDS encoding DPP IV N-terminal domain-containing protein has product MIKKQFLLLLFICSGIFAQTGIDINELKWLPNSHSFWVNSDRNVLVYDVDKLNQSTTVLTDQQLKNAGFNGEVEDLVWNQNKTKVLVYTNSKMVWRAKTKGDYWFFDLATGKGRKLGGNLEESSLMFAKFSKDNENVAYVSKHNIYLENLASGKITPLTTDGTDKVINGTFDWVYEEELAARDGFRWSPDGKSIAFWRVDASETKFHLMINNTDALYPFVVPVEYPKAGEKPSSVKIGVIDITSLKTNWLDIPGEPDNNYLARMEWVTKDAVMVIQLNRYQNQASIYNCNAQSGKANLIYQEKSPEWIDVFDISSGIYDGFPCQFVDNGKAFLWSSDADGWMHIYKISSDGKKKELVTKGNYDAYYQAYNDKTKSIYYISSPKDATQRYLYETNLKSGKTQRITPEIFEGTNLYKFSTDGSYAKHMNMNINRDINIRLVSLSDHKKILPKEADVFTKPNRNFSLEKFKVTTVDGVEMDGIMAKPLDFDPAKKYPLFFYVYGEPMACVANDMPYLNEFIDLLIPEGYIGIAMDNRGTPSLKGTKWRKSIYKNMGIINTRDQAMAAKEILKWNFIDADRVAVHGWSGGGAVTLNLMFQYPDIYKTGVAISAVTDQHFYDNIYTERYMGLPSENEATYIKASPVTYAKNLKGNLLYIHGTGDDNVHYKNAEVLINEFIKYDRMFNLMIYPNRSHSIYEGEGTTKHLVDTFIKFIYEKSPPGAK; this is encoded by the coding sequence ATGATTAAAAAACAATTTTTATTACTACTTTTTATTTGCTCAGGAATCTTTGCTCAAACCGGCATTGATATTAATGAGTTAAAATGGTTACCTAATTCACATTCTTTTTGGGTGAATTCTGACCGTAATGTTTTAGTTTATGATGTTGATAAATTAAATCAAAGTACTACGGTTTTAACGGATCAGCAATTAAAAAATGCAGGTTTTAATGGAGAAGTTGAAGATTTGGTTTGGAATCAGAATAAGACAAAAGTTCTGGTTTATACCAATTCAAAAATGGTTTGGAGAGCTAAAACGAAAGGCGATTATTGGTTTTTTGATTTAGCTACCGGAAAAGGAAGAAAACTGGGAGGCAACTTAGAAGAATCCTCTTTGATGTTTGCTAAATTTTCAAAGGATAACGAAAATGTTGCTTATGTTTCTAAACACAATATTTATTTGGAGAATCTGGCTTCGGGCAAAATTACTCCTTTAACAACCGATGGAACTGACAAGGTAATCAACGGAACTTTTGATTGGGTTTATGAAGAAGAACTTGCGGCTCGCGATGGATTTCGTTGGAGTCCTGACGGAAAAAGTATTGCTTTTTGGCGTGTTGATGCTTCGGAGACAAAATTCCATTTAATGATTAATAATACAGATGCTTTGTATCCATTTGTAGTTCCTGTAGAATATCCTAAAGCGGGAGAAAAACCATCTTCTGTAAAAATTGGGGTTATTGATATTACTTCTTTAAAAACAAATTGGCTGGATATTCCGGGTGAACCTGATAATAATTATTTGGCTCGTATGGAATGGGTTACCAAAGATGCCGTAATGGTGATTCAGTTGAACAGATATCAAAATCAGGCTTCAATCTATAATTGCAATGCACAATCCGGAAAAGCAAATTTAATCTATCAGGAAAAGTCACCGGAGTGGATTGATGTTTTTGATATTTCTTCGGGGATCTACGATGGTTTTCCGTGTCAATTTGTAGACAACGGAAAAGCTTTTTTATGGAGTTCTGATGCTGATGGCTGGATGCATATTTATAAAATAAGCAGCGACGGAAAAAAGAAAGAGTTAGTTACTAAAGGAAATTATGATGCGTATTATCAGGCTTATAATGATAAGACAAAATCTATTTATTATATCTCAAGTCCTAAAGATGCAACGCAAAGATATTTGTATGAAACGAATTTAAAGTCAGGAAAAACTCAAAGAATTACTCCTGAAATATTTGAAGGAACGAATTTGTATAAATTTTCTACTGATGGATCATATGCAAAACATATGAATATGAACATCAATCGAGATATAAATATCCGTTTAGTTTCGTTATCTGATCATAAAAAAATATTGCCAAAAGAAGCAGATGTTTTTACAAAACCAAATCGTAATTTTTCTTTGGAAAAGTTTAAAGTAACAACGGTTGATGGTGTCGAAATGGACGGAATTATGGCTAAGCCACTAGATTTTGATCCAGCAAAAAAGTATCCATTATTCTTTTATGTTTATGGAGAACCAATGGCTTGTGTTGCAAATGATATGCCTTATCTTAATGAATTTATTGATTTACTGATTCCGGAAGGATACATAGGAATTGCAATGGACAATAGAGGAACTCCATCTTTGAAAGGAACAAAATGGAGAAAGTCTATTTATAAAAACATGGGAATTATAAATACTCGCGATCAGGCGATGGCTGCAAAAGAAATTCTAAAATGGAATTTTATTGATGCTGACAGAGTTGCTGTTCATGGTTGGAGCGGCGGTGGAGCTGTGACGTTGAATTTAATGTTTCAATATCCTGATATTTACAAAACAGGTGTAGCTATTTCGGCAGTTACAGATCAGCATTTTTATGATAATATCTACACAGAGCGTTATATGGGATTGCCAAGCGAGAACGAAGCAACTTATATTAAGGCTTCGCCGGTAACATACGCTAAGAATTTGAAAGGAAATTTACTTTACATTCATGGAACTGGTGATGATAATGTACATTATAAAAATGCTGAGGTTTTGATTAATGAATTTATAAAATACGATAGAATGTTCAATTTAATGATCTATCCAAATCGTTCACATTCTATCTATGAAGGCGAAGGAACTACAAAACATTTAGTAGATACTTTTATAAAATTCATATATGAGAAATCTCCTCCGGGAGCAAAATAA